In Bradyrhizobium sp. G127, one genomic interval encodes:
- a CDS encoding Crp/Fnr family transcriptional regulator, producing MASFPRRSRALPVDCVACRVSIEGLCGDCASEVRKVLAGYKSSDRTINAGEDLFRPAEPCAGLYHLVDGWVFLYSLIKNGRRQILHFVLPGALLGLYPGPVAVYGAEALTEATVCVIPHENLGPLIEEHPGIGLRLAWTVWRERNLAYDHLSSVGQRSARERVARSLLELYVRYRMTWPAYRSEEMHLPLTQEHIGDATGLTGIHVNRILRGLSNEKIVEFHYRRLRILNPDKLVDVAGIDPQTVLSWTGRHPSA from the coding sequence ATGGCGAGTTTTCCAAGAAGATCAAGAGCACTACCGGTTGATTGTGTCGCCTGTCGGGTAAGTATTGAAGGGTTGTGCGGAGACTGTGCCTCGGAAGTGCGGAAGGTTCTTGCAGGCTACAAGTCGAGCGATCGTACAATTAACGCTGGTGAAGATCTGTTTCGGCCGGCTGAACCGTGTGCGGGGCTCTATCATCTCGTTGACGGATGGGTATTCTTATATAGCCTGATCAAAAATGGGCGTCGTCAAATCCTCCATTTTGTGCTCCCTGGGGCGTTGCTTGGGCTCTATCCTGGACCTGTCGCAGTCTACGGTGCTGAGGCCTTAACGGAAGCCACAGTCTGCGTCATCCCGCATGAAAACCTCGGGCCACTCATCGAGGAACATCCCGGAATTGGATTGCGCCTCGCCTGGACCGTCTGGCGTGAGCGGAATCTTGCATATGATCACCTTTCAAGTGTCGGGCAGCGCTCGGCACGCGAACGGGTCGCACGTTCCCTACTTGAGCTCTATGTTCGGTATCGCATGACGTGGCCAGCCTATCGTTCGGAGGAAATGCATCTTCCTTTAACCCAGGAGCATATTGGCGACGCGACAGGTTTGACTGGGATCCACGTCAATCGGATCCTGCGTGGCCTTTCCAACGAAAAGATTGTCGAGTTCCACTATCGACGACTCCGTATTCTGAATCCCGACAAGCTAGTGGATGTCGCTGGGATTGATCCCCAAACGGTCCTTTCATGGACAGGCCGACATCCGTCTGCCTAA
- a CDS encoding GDCCVxC domain-containing (seleno)protein, with amino-acid sequence MPTDACQFFYHCKGCGARLRPLAGDCCVFCSFGSVPCPPIQSSTSCCTGKTT; translated from the coding sequence ATGCCGACTGATGCCTGCCAGTTCTTTTATCACTGCAAAGGCTGTGGAGCGAGACTAAGACCACTAGCAGGCGACTGTTGCGTATTCTGTTCTTTTGGATCTGTGCCGTGTCCACCGATCCAGAGCAGCACCAGCTGCTGTACGGGGAAGACCACTTAG
- a CDS encoding NAD(P)-dependent alcohol dehydrogenase, with translation MAKMKAAVFVEPGRIVLDEKPIPDIGPLDALIRITTTTICGTDVHILKGEYPVAKGLTIGHEPVGVIEKLGSAVTGFHEGQRVIAGAITPSGHSNACLCGYHSQDGAGTKHGWKPIGGWKFGNTIDGCQAEFVCVPDALVNLSPVPDALTDEQVLMCPDIMSTGFVGAENGDIRIGDSVVVFAQGPIGLCATAGAKLKGATTIITVDGVSERLAVSRKLGADFTIDFKKVNPVEEIMRITDGRGVDVAIEALGTQSTFEAALRVLRPGGTLSSLGVYSTDLTIPLGAFAAGLGDHKIVTALCPGGKERMRRLMGVIASGRVDLTSLVTHRYKLDDIEKAYDLFSHQRDGVLKVAITP, from the coding sequence ATGGCGAAGATGAAGGCTGCCGTCTTTGTCGAACCTGGCCGGATCGTTCTGGACGAAAAGCCGATTCCGGATATCGGTCCGCTCGACGCGCTGATCAGGATCACGACCACGACGATTTGCGGAACCGACGTGCACATTCTCAAAGGCGAGTACCCGGTGGCCAAAGGCCTGACCATCGGTCACGAGCCAGTAGGCGTTATCGAAAAGCTCGGCTCCGCCGTTACGGGATTTCACGAAGGCCAGCGCGTCATTGCCGGCGCGATTACGCCAAGTGGCCACAGCAACGCGTGTCTTTGTGGCTACCACTCGCAAGATGGCGCGGGCACCAAGCACGGCTGGAAGCCGATCGGCGGATGGAAGTTCGGCAATACCATCGATGGCTGCCAGGCCGAATTCGTATGTGTTCCCGACGCCTTGGTTAATCTGAGTCCTGTACCTGATGCTTTGACCGACGAGCAAGTTCTGATGTGCCCAGACATCATGTCGACAGGTTTCGTCGGCGCAGAGAACGGAGATATTCGCATCGGCGACAGTGTCGTGGTCTTTGCTCAAGGACCGATCGGGCTTTGCGCCACGGCGGGCGCCAAGCTGAAAGGCGCCACCACGATCATCACTGTCGATGGGGTCTCTGAACGATTGGCAGTATCGCGCAAGCTCGGAGCGGATTTCACAATCGATTTCAAGAAAGTGAATCCGGTAGAGGAGATCATGAGGATCACTGACGGTCGCGGGGTCGATGTTGCCATCGAGGCGCTGGGTACGCAATCGACCTTCGAGGCAGCGCTACGCGTGCTCCGGCCGGGCGGCACGCTGTCGAGCCTTGGTGTGTATTCGACTGACCTCACCATCCCGCTCGGGGCCTTCGCAGCTGGACTGGGCGATCATAAGATCGTAACGGCGTTATGTCCGGGTGGAAAAGAGCGGATGCGGCGCCTTATGGGTGTGATCGCTTCAGGCCGGGTCGATCTGACATCGTTGGTCACGCACCGCTACAAGCTCGACGATATCGAGAAGGCCTATGATCTTTTCTCTCATCAGAGAGACGGAGTGCTGAAAGTCGCGATTACTCCCTGA
- a CDS encoding cyclopropane-fatty-acyl-phospholipid synthase family protein has translation MNTGVFLLRGLLQQIIRKGALTMVAPDGCSHRIGNGSPSITIRIVDPGVIPRLILNPDMAFGEAYMDGALVVEDGDIYDFLALCFANMGWGSGHGLQRLRAVIRRLVRRIAQHNPIPVARVNVAHHYDLSDTLYEMFLDADRQYSCAYFVSPDDTLERAQEQKKRHLAAKLLLRSGQRILDIGSGWGGLGLYLARVADVDVTGLTLSTEQQAYAQRRAFEIGAEDSVRFFLKDYRQEVGQYDRIVSVGMFEHVGVGHYREYFEKVRDLLNEDGVALIHTIGRADGPGAANAWINKYIFPGGYVPALSEILPAIEQAGLYVTDIEVLRLHYAETLKAWRRRFNVNRQSVAEIYDERFCRMWEFYLAGCEAGFRHSGLLNFQIQVSKRIDAVPLTRDYVLDWERSHLGDVTR, from the coding sequence GTGAACACCGGCGTGTTTCTACTGCGGGGACTGCTACAGCAGATTATCCGCAAGGGCGCATTGACCATGGTCGCGCCAGACGGCTGTTCGCACCGTATCGGCAACGGTTCACCATCTATAACCATTCGTATCGTTGATCCCGGCGTAATTCCTCGGTTGATTTTAAATCCCGATATGGCCTTTGGAGAGGCCTATATGGACGGCGCGCTCGTCGTTGAAGACGGCGATATCTACGATTTCCTCGCTCTCTGTTTTGCCAATATGGGCTGGGGCAGCGGGCATGGGCTACAGCGCCTTCGCGCCGTTATCAGGCGTCTTGTCCGACGCATCGCCCAACATAATCCCATTCCAGTCGCACGTGTGAATGTTGCGCACCATTACGATCTCTCCGACACACTTTATGAGATGTTTCTTGACGCCGATCGCCAATATTCCTGCGCCTATTTCGTCTCACCCGACGATACGTTGGAGCGCGCACAGGAACAGAAAAAGCGGCATCTCGCGGCAAAACTCTTGCTCCGCTCAGGCCAGCGGATCCTTGACATCGGATCGGGGTGGGGTGGGCTCGGTCTTTATCTTGCGCGGGTTGCCGACGTTGACGTTACAGGTCTGACGCTCTCGACCGAGCAACAAGCATATGCGCAACGACGCGCCTTCGAGATTGGTGCAGAAGATAGCGTAAGATTTTTCCTAAAGGACTATCGACAAGAAGTAGGCCAGTACGACCGCATCGTGTCGGTCGGCATGTTCGAACATGTCGGCGTCGGACATTACCGTGAATACTTCGAGAAGGTCAGGGACCTCCTCAACGAGGATGGTGTTGCATTGATCCATACGATTGGCCGTGCTGATGGTCCCGGCGCGGCCAATGCCTGGATCAACAAGTACATCTTCCCCGGTGGATACGTTCCCGCGCTTTCCGAGATTCTACCAGCCATCGAACAGGCCGGACTTTATGTGACAGACATCGAAGTGTTGCGTTTGCACTATGCGGAAACCTTGAAGGCATGGCGGCGCCGCTTCAATGTGAACCGGCAGAGCGTCGCCGAGATCTATGACGAGCGCTTCTGCCGCATGTGGGAATTCTATTTGGCTGGTTGCGAAGCAGGATTCCGCCACAGCGGTCTGCTGAATTTCCAAATTCAGGTGAGCAAACGCATCGACGCTGTACCGCTGACCCGAGATTATGTCCTTGACTGGGAGCGCTCGCACCTCGGCGACGTGACGCGTTGA
- a CDS encoding tripartite tricarboxylate transporter substrate binding protein has translation MNLKSNWFALFMLLGGAAVASHAEAQTWPEKPITFVVPFAAGGGTDAFARPLAAQLDMQLGTRVLIENRAGAGGTVGASQASKAAPDGYTFFVGAAHHAIAPALYPNLDYNLERDFIPVALIARPPQVIVVNPDKVAAKTLAEFVAYLKANPDKLNYGSAGGGTTHHLAGELFKILTQTRIVHVPYRGAGPAMQDLVAGHVPLVFDGLGSSAAQIRDGKLRALAVAAPKRVPAFPDIPTAAEAGVPGYEVSTWYGVFAPKNTPPAIVERMTRELQKAMQTQAIKDAWERNGSDVPDVTGKAFATMVSAETVRWQKVVTEAGVKLD, from the coding sequence GTGAATTTGAAATCCAACTGGTTCGCCCTGTTCATGCTTCTAGGCGGCGCCGCCGTCGCCAGCCACGCCGAGGCCCAGACGTGGCCGGAGAAGCCGATCACATTCGTCGTGCCGTTCGCGGCAGGCGGAGGCACCGATGCCTTCGCCCGGCCTCTCGCCGCACAGCTCGACATGCAGCTGGGAACGCGTGTGCTGATCGAAAACCGCGCGGGCGCGGGCGGCACGGTGGGCGCCTCGCAAGCATCCAAGGCCGCACCCGACGGCTACACCTTCTTCGTCGGCGCGGCGCATCATGCCATCGCGCCTGCGCTCTATCCCAATCTCGACTACAATCTGGAGCGGGACTTCATCCCGGTGGCGCTGATTGCGCGGCCACCGCAGGTGATCGTCGTCAATCCCGACAAGGTCGCCGCAAAGACACTTGCGGAATTCGTCGCCTATCTGAAAGCCAACCCGGACAAACTGAACTACGGCTCCGCCGGCGGCGGCACCACGCATCACCTCGCCGGCGAGTTGTTCAAGATCCTGACCCAGACCCGGATCGTCCATGTGCCATACCGTGGCGCCGGACCTGCCATGCAGGATCTTGTCGCGGGCCATGTGCCGCTGGTGTTCGACGGACTCGGCTCATCGGCCGCGCAGATCAGGGATGGAAAGTTGCGTGCGCTGGCAGTCGCCGCGCCAAAGCGCGTGCCGGCATTTCCCGATATTCCCACCGCCGCCGAAGCAGGCGTCCCCGGTTACGAAGTCTCGACGTGGTACGGCGTATTCGCGCCGAAGAACACGCCACCGGCCATCGTGGAGCGCATGACCAGGGAATTGCAGAAGGCCATGCAGACGCAGGCGATCAAGGACGCATGGGAGCGCAACGGCTCCGACGTCCCCGACGTCACGGGCAAAGCCTTCGCAACCATGGTGTCGGCGGAAACCGTGCGCTGGCAGAAGGTCGTCACCGAAGCTGGCGTGAAGCTGGACTGA
- a CDS encoding TonB-dependent receptor: MLAVASSASAQSSAPAESATLPNVDVVAPRARPARRETSRAAPVTGATAADTDPDQAPVASASEKNVSGTEVNARPFSRPAEALEVVPGLIVTQHSGDGKANQYFLRGFNLDHGTDLAISVDGMPVNMRTHGHGQGYADLNFLIPELIGSINVRKGPYFADEGDFSSVGAVHIGLIDTVQKSMALATVGSFGYRRGLGITSTKVGEGNLLIASEANTYNGPWDNPDKLRRLNAVVRYTEGNAADGFSLTGMAYSNRWNSTDQIPLRAITSGQVGLYGALDPTDGGNSDRFSISGKWAQTDKDGTSKINFYAIKSSLDLYNNFTFFLDNPDQGDQFHQRDDRVLAGVNASHTFNTMFAGLPMQTEIGIQSRYDDIKVALSNTYQRQYLGGTRDDKVKEGSVGLFIQNTVRWTDWMRTVVGYRGDFYTTNVNSLLTPANSGNAAASIGSPKFSLVFGPFAKTEFFVNAGEGFHSNDARGVTIRESPSNDGTPVDSSPFLVRTRGAEVGVRTRIIPGLDSSLSLFVLDSNSETLFVGDAGDTEPSRPSRRYGVEWSNHYKPVSWLQLDGDIAVTHARFRGDNSAQAAAYAELAGNPEAQIGNAPGNFIPGAPNMIASAGIRLGERTGWFGALRYRYFGPRPLTEDGAFISPATGLLNGQVGFRFDNGWRIQLDAYNLTDSKSDQITYAYGSLLKTDALFAQCHPVQIAPPAVCQTGVMDRVLHPVEPFALRLTMAGQF, translated from the coding sequence GTGCTTGCAGTCGCATCGAGTGCATCGGCGCAAAGCAGCGCGCCGGCGGAGTCTGCGACCCTTCCCAACGTCGATGTCGTTGCGCCACGCGCGCGCCCGGCCCGCCGTGAAACATCGCGCGCAGCCCCGGTAACAGGGGCGACTGCTGCGGACACCGATCCTGATCAGGCACCGGTCGCGTCAGCCAGTGAGAAAAATGTGTCGGGCACTGAGGTCAACGCCCGGCCGTTCTCGCGGCCAGCCGAGGCGCTGGAGGTCGTACCGGGCCTTATCGTTACGCAGCACAGCGGCGACGGCAAAGCCAATCAGTATTTTCTGCGCGGCTTCAATCTCGATCACGGCACCGATCTGGCGATCTCGGTCGACGGCATGCCGGTGAACATGCGCACTCACGGCCACGGCCAAGGCTATGCCGATCTGAACTTCCTGATCCCGGAACTGATCGGTTCGATCAATGTGCGCAAGGGGCCGTACTTCGCCGATGAGGGCGATTTCTCGTCAGTCGGGGCGGTCCATATCGGACTGATCGACACCGTCCAGAAATCAATGGCGCTGGCGACGGTCGGCAGCTTCGGCTACAGACGCGGGCTTGGGATTACCTCGACCAAGGTCGGCGAGGGTAACCTGCTGATCGCCAGCGAGGCCAATACCTACAATGGCCCGTGGGACAATCCGGACAAGCTGCGAAGGCTGAACGCGGTCGTGCGCTATACCGAGGGCAACGCCGCCGACGGCTTTTCGCTGACCGGCATGGCCTATTCCAATCGCTGGAATTCGACCGACCAGATTCCACTGCGTGCCATCACCTCCGGTCAGGTCGGCTTGTACGGTGCGCTCGATCCGACCGACGGCGGCAACTCCGACCGGTTCTCCATTTCAGGAAAATGGGCGCAGACCGACAAGGACGGCACGTCGAAGATCAATTTCTATGCGATCAAAAGCTCGCTCGATCTCTACAACAACTTCACTTTCTTTCTCGACAACCCGGATCAGGGTGACCAGTTTCACCAGCGCGACGATCGCGTACTGGCCGGTGTGAATGCCTCGCACACGTTCAACACGATGTTTGCCGGATTGCCGATGCAGACCGAAATCGGCATCCAGAGCCGTTACGACGACATCAAGGTCGCGCTGTCGAATACTTACCAGCGGCAATACTTGGGGGGTACGCGCGACGACAAGGTGAAAGAGGGCAGCGTCGGACTCTTCATCCAGAATACCGTTCGCTGGACGGACTGGATGCGCACCGTCGTTGGCTATCGTGGCGACTTCTACACCACGAACGTCAATTCGCTTCTGACGCCGGCCAACTCCGGCAACGCCGCGGCGTCGATCGGCAGCCCGAAATTCAGTCTCGTGTTCGGGCCGTTCGCCAAAACAGAGTTCTTCGTCAACGCCGGTGAAGGATTCCACAGCAACGACGCGCGCGGCGTCACCATCAGGGAATCTCCGTCCAACGACGGAACACCGGTGGATTCATCGCCGTTCCTGGTCAGGACGCGCGGCGCCGAAGTCGGCGTCCGTACCAGGATTATTCCCGGCCTCGACAGTTCCCTTAGTCTGTTTGTGCTCGACTCCAACTCCGAGACCCTGTTTGTCGGCGATGCGGGTGACACCGAGCCGAGCCGGCCGAGCCGCCGTTATGGCGTGGAATGGAGCAATCACTACAAGCCCGTCTCGTGGCTTCAGCTTGACGGCGACATCGCGGTAACCCATGCGCGGTTTCGCGGCGACAATTCCGCTCAAGCTGCCGCTTACGCTGAACTGGCCGGCAATCCGGAAGCGCAGATCGGCAACGCGCCGGGTAATTTCATCCCGGGCGCGCCGAACATGATCGCCTCGGCGGGCATCAGGCTCGGTGAAAGAACCGGATGGTTTGGAGCGCTGCGCTATCGCTATTTCGGGCCGCGCCCGCTAACCGAAGACGGCGCGTTCATATCGCCCGCCACCGGTCTCCTGAACGGGCAGGTCGGTTTCAGGTTCGACAACGGCTGGCGTATCCAGCTCGATGCCTACAACCTGACAGACAGCAAGTCGGACCAGATCACCTATGCCTACGGATCGTTGCTGAAGACCGATGCGCTGTTTGCACAGTGTCATCCGGTACAGATCGCGCCACCTGCGGTGTGCCAGACCGGCGTGATGGACCGGGTCTTGCATCCTGTCGAGCCATTCGCCCTGCGCCTCACCATGGCCGGACAGTTTTGA
- a CDS encoding urease accessory protein, whose protein sequence is MFGILGFGFLLGMQHALEADHIAAVSSIAARRSNVGDIVRHGLTWGLGHTLTLFVSAGAAILLGHAIPEHVSRPLETAVGVMLVGLGAHVLWRLWRDRVHFHQHRHGDGIQHFHLHSHAADPAPHQRSAHAHGHGFRWRTLLVGLMHGMAGSAALLVLAVTQAASPEYGLLYVLLFGMGSMLGMGALSTVIAVPLVISARWLTWANRALQGVVAIVTIAIGSITIYATALT, encoded by the coding sequence ATGTTTGGAATTCTGGGTTTTGGCTTCCTGCTCGGAATGCAGCACGCGCTCGAGGCCGATCATATCGCAGCGGTCTCCAGCATCGCCGCGCGCCGTTCCAATGTCGGCGACATCGTCAGGCACGGGCTGACCTGGGGTTTGGGCCACACCTTGACCCTTTTCGTCTCCGCAGGCGCCGCGATCCTGCTCGGTCATGCCATTCCCGAACACGTCTCGCGCCCGCTGGAAACCGCCGTCGGTGTCATGCTGGTCGGGCTCGGTGCGCATGTGCTGTGGCGGCTATGGCGCGATCGCGTCCATTTCCATCAGCACCGGCATGGTGACGGCATCCAGCACTTTCATTTGCATAGCCACGCCGCCGACCCGGCTCCGCACCAGCGCAGCGCTCACGCGCATGGGCACGGGTTCCGGTGGCGAACTCTGCTGGTGGGCCTGATGCACGGCATGGCCGGTTCGGCTGCGTTGCTGGTGCTTGCAGTCACCCAGGCCGCCAGCCCGGAATATGGCCTGTTGTACGTGCTGTTGTTCGGAATGGGATCGATGCTCGGGATGGGGGCGTTGTCCACCGTCATTGCAGTTCCGCTCGTCATTTCCGCGCGCTGGCTGACCTGGGCCAATCGTGCACTTCAAGGGGTCGTGGCCATCGTAACCATCGCGATCGGATCCATCACGATCTATGCGACGGCGTTGACCTGA
- a CDS encoding patatin-like phospholipase family protein, translating into MHGRDGHTGKKTAFVFAGGGSFGAIQVGMMQALAAHGVQADLIVGSSVGAMNGAYYAGAPTLDGVRKLADIWRGLTRQDVFPVSLHSFLNFLWRRDFLISHEGIRKLIEDHLPYKKLEDAVVPVHIVTTDIVTGETVVLSKGSAAEAIVASTAIPGAFAPVRYNDRYLADGAISSNTPIRVAIEKGAQRLIIMPTGFACAGSEPPVGAVATALHALTLLISRQMTTELEYLESTIEYCVVPPLCPLVGSPYDFTRSDAHIVRAIKSTEAWLADGGLEKGGIPGEMRPHSH; encoded by the coding sequence ATGCACGGAAGAGACGGGCATACCGGAAAAAAGACGGCTTTCGTTTTCGCAGGCGGCGGAAGTTTCGGCGCGATCCAGGTCGGCATGATGCAGGCGCTTGCCGCTCATGGCGTGCAAGCTGATCTGATCGTGGGATCGAGCGTCGGTGCAATGAACGGTGCTTACTATGCCGGCGCGCCGACACTGGATGGCGTCAGAAAGCTGGCGGACATCTGGCGGGGCCTGACGCGGCAGGACGTCTTTCCGGTGTCGCTTCATTCGTTCCTGAACTTTTTGTGGCGCCGGGATTTCCTGATTTCGCACGAGGGTATTCGCAAGCTGATCGAGGATCATCTTCCGTACAAGAAACTCGAAGACGCCGTGGTTCCGGTTCACATCGTGACCACCGACATCGTGACCGGCGAGACGGTCGTTCTGTCGAAGGGCTCCGCCGCTGAGGCGATTGTGGCCAGCACGGCCATTCCCGGCGCATTCGCTCCGGTCAGATACAATGATCGTTATCTCGCCGATGGTGCGATATCGAGCAATACGCCAATCCGTGTCGCCATAGAAAAAGGCGCGCAGCGGCTCATCATCATGCCGACCGGATTTGCCTGCGCCGGTAGCGAGCCGCCGGTCGGAGCGGTCGCTACGGCGCTGCATGCGCTGACGCTGCTGATCTCGCGGCAGATGACCACCGAGCTGGAATATCTGGAGTCCACGATTGAATACTGCGTGGTGCCGCCGCTGTGCCCGCTGGTCGGCTCGCCCTACGATTTCACCCGCAGTGACGCGCACATCGTGCGGGCCATCAAGAGCACGGAGGCGTGGCTCGCGGATGGTGGACTCGAGAAAGGCGGCATCCCCGGCGAGATGCGTCCGCATAGCCACTGA
- a CDS encoding FMN-binding glutamate synthase family protein translates to MQTFMLLFSPRFIVLTLCIFITALLVCGAIYDFEDIVLFTIPIVIFGALSVLGIHDLLQKNHAVLRNYPISAHIRFLLEEIRPEMRQYFFESEKDGKPFSRDTRAVVYQRAKMVLDKRPFGTQEDVYAGGYEWMNHSVSPKPLADEHFRITIGGPDCTKPYSASVFNISAMSFGALSPNAVRALNAGAKKGNFAHDTGEGGVSPYHRENGGDLIWEIGSGYFGCRNPDGTFNPELFAKVASDDQIKMIELKVSQGAKPGHGGVLPAAKVSEEISRIRGVAMGEDCISPAYHRAFSTPIEMMQFIGEMRRLSGGKPTGFKLCIGHRWEFLAICKAMVKTGIYPDFIVVDGKEGGTGAAPAEFMDHLGMPMREGVSFVHNALIGINARDRIRIGAAGKIATGFDLARAMALGADWCNSARGFMFALGCIQSLSCHTDRCPTGVTTQDPTRNRALVVPDKTMRVYNYHRATLHALAELIAAAGLSHPQEIRPIHFSHRISGTEVLSFARLYPQLHPGELLEGKVENPRFHAWAFAQAESFAPLPAAPVSAFAPVAVRG, encoded by the coding sequence ATGCAAACGTTCATGCTGCTCTTCTCCCCTCGATTCATCGTTCTGACCCTCTGCATTTTCATCACCGCGCTGCTGGTTTGTGGCGCAATCTACGACTTCGAAGACATCGTGCTGTTCACGATTCCGATTGTGATCTTCGGGGCACTCTCGGTTCTCGGCATTCATGATCTGCTGCAAAAGAATCATGCTGTTCTGCGCAACTACCCTATCTCCGCGCATATCCGGTTTCTGCTGGAGGAAATCCGGCCGGAAATGCGGCAGTATTTTTTCGAGAGCGAAAAGGATGGCAAGCCGTTCAGCCGCGACACCCGCGCCGTCGTTTATCAGCGGGCCAAGATGGTGCTCGACAAGCGACCGTTCGGTACACAGGAAGATGTCTACGCCGGTGGCTACGAGTGGATGAATCATTCGGTGTCGCCGAAGCCGCTGGCCGATGAGCACTTTCGCATCACCATCGGCGGTCCGGACTGCACGAAGCCGTATTCGGCATCGGTGTTCAATATTTCGGCCATGAGCTTCGGTGCGCTCAGTCCCAATGCGGTGCGCGCGCTTAACGCCGGCGCAAAGAAAGGAAACTTCGCCCATGACACCGGCGAGGGCGGCGTCAGTCCGTATCATCGCGAAAACGGCGGCGACCTGATCTGGGAAATCGGATCGGGATATTTTGGCTGCCGCAATCCGGATGGGACGTTCAACCCTGAACTGTTCGCGAAGGTCGCGAGCGATGACCAGATCAAGATGATCGAGTTGAAAGTCAGCCAGGGCGCGAAGCCCGGCCATGGCGGCGTGCTCCCGGCCGCAAAAGTATCCGAAGAGATTTCACGCATTCGCGGCGTGGCGATGGGCGAGGATTGCATTTCGCCGGCCTATCATCGGGCTTTCTCGACGCCCATCGAGATGATGCAGTTCATCGGCGAGATGCGGCGCTTGTCGGGCGGCAAGCCGACGGGTTTCAAACTCTGCATTGGACACCGCTGGGAGTTTCTCGCGATCTGCAAGGCGATGGTGAAAACGGGAATCTATCCGGACTTCATCGTTGTCGATGGCAAGGAAGGCGGCACCGGCGCGGCACCCGCCGAGTTCATGGATCATCTCGGCATGCCGATGCGCGAAGGCGTCAGCTTCGTCCACAATGCCCTGATCGGAATCAATGCACGCGACCGCATTCGCATTGGGGCGGCGGGCAAGATCGCCACAGGTTTCGATCTCGCACGCGCCATGGCGCTCGGGGCGGACTGGTGCAATTCCGCGCGCGGCTTCATGTTCGCTCTCGGCTGCATCCAGTCGCTGAGCTGCCACACCGACCGCTGTCCGACGGGAGTCACGACTCAGGATCCGACCCGCAATCGCGCGCTGGTGGTGCCGGACAAGACCATGCGGGTCTACAACTATCATCGTGCGACCTTGCATGCGCTGGCGGAGCTTATCGCAGCCGCGGGGCTCAGCCATCCGCAGGAGATTCGTCCGATCCACTTCTCGCATCGCATCTCGGGAACAGAGGTGCTGTCGTTCGCGCGGCTCTATCCGCAACTTCATCCCGGTGAATTGCTGGAAGGCAAAGTTGAAAACCCGCGCTTCCATGCATGGGCCTTCGCGCAGGCGGAGTCGTTTGCACCTCTTCCCGCCGCACCGGTTTCCGCTTTTGCGCCGGTTGCCGTGCGGGGCTGA